DNA sequence from the Anguilla anguilla isolate fAngAng1 chromosome 4, fAngAng1.pri, whole genome shotgun sequence genome:
GCTATTAAGCTGTCCCCTTCCTATCAACATGTCCCATTAATACAAAGCGTTGCTAATTTTGGTGTTGCTAAGACGACCATAAATGTGCAGGCAGCACAAGCAATGAGAAGGCAAGCCTGGGTCCCAACAATTATGACTGGTGGGAGTATCACAAAATTTTCTCCAATGAGTGCTGCACGGAGCCCAATAATTGGACAGATGGAGACTCTTCAAAAGTATTCAGTGGAGAATACACCAATCTGCTTCTCGCGGTGCAGTTCTTTATCCTCGCTGTCTTCTGGTGATGGAGCTCTAGATGGGCAGAGTCAGAGTGAAAATGAGCTTGAGAGTGACTCATCTCTGGAGATTATTGAAGTGGAGGAATGTGACCTGTtaaggagagaggagcaggatgAAACCTTGGCTGATTTGAGTGATAGCCAGTTGATGATCACAGATTCGAAACCATTTGGAAGCAGCAGTCCCCCATCTGAACCCATTGAAATCCCTTGCTGTGCTAAACGAGAGAAGTTATTCCTCAGAGCAATCTCACCAGGCAGACATGAGGAAAGGACCCTGTCAAGTTCCTCTGAGAATTATACCCATGAGACTCCACTTGTCATGAGCCGCTGTAGCTCTGTAAGCTCACTGGGAAGCTTTGAGTCACGCTCAATAGCCAGCTCCATACAGAGTGACCCTTGCAGCGAGATGATCAGTGGGACCATCAGCCCAAGTGATCTCCCTGACAGCCCAGGACAGACAATGCCACCAAGCCGCAGTAAAACCCCATGTTGTGGTGACACAAGTGGGCAGGAGACACAGTCTACAGGAGGGGGAGGACAGTGGGAAAGCAACTTCCGTAAATTCATGGAGATTGCAGACTTCAAGGAGAGGTTTAATCTGCCTCCAGATTTGGACACAATGATCTACTTCACAGTAGAAAAGCCCACAGAGAACTTCTCATGTGCCTCTAGTCTGAGTGCCCTGCCACTTCATGAGCATTATATCCAGAAAGATGTAGAGCTCAAGCTCAGGCCCTTGCTTCACCAGATGGACAACACCCCAGCATTCACTGTGGCTCATGAACAGCCAGAGGAAGTAGGAGATGAGAATTCTTCCATCGTTGACCAGCAGGAGAGATACAGTGAAGGTAACTCAGACGATGACTTTGAAATTCTCAAAGAGTGCATAAATTCAGCAATGCCTTCAAAATTCAGAAAGGTCAGAACGTCTCTGATGCCTGAACTATCCACTCAAGCTCAAAAGTCTATACAGTTGCCAGTTTACATGATACTTCCTAATTCCAATCAGATGTGTTCTGTGGGAAAACATGGGATACAGCAGGATTTTTATCGTGACGATTCTTCCTTTACTGATTCAGCTGAAGGCACCCCTGTTAACTTCTCAAGCACTACATCCTTAAGTGATGAAACACTTCATTACCCAATAAAAGAGAGGAGGTCAAAACATTGGCGAGCTAAAAGTatggacagacaggaagttgtTGATCTAGAAGAAAAGAGAATTGAAGAGCTTCGTGCTTTCTCAAACTTTAATAGACTTGCTAAGATTAGACAGACCGCTACAGCAGGCAACCAAATGAATGGAGCCATCAAGCATGCCATGGCTACACAAAGATTACTTAGGCAAAATAAAGAACATACAATAAAAACCTCTCAACAAAGGAGCAGAGACCAATCACCAAACCATCTAATCAAAAAACAGGCACAGAATCAGTTAAGGAAATTTCCACACTTAGAACTGCCGATCATAGAGCAAAGCACAGAAATGTTGCAGAATCAGAATGCATTCTACAGGAAACAGGGTAACTTAGCATTTCAGTCCATGCGCCACCCAACACCCACTGAGGAATCCATATATTGCTTCTATGATGATCAGATGGATAAGGAAGAGGATGGAATGTCAAGGACAGGTAGACATAAGATGAAAGATGGCAACAATAGTATACTGACTCACAGAGCAAATAACACAGACTGGGTAATGAACTCCCAAACAAGATACAAAGCTATTAACAAGATCAAGCACAATTTGATCATGGATGAAACACCTCCATGCTACTCTCTCAGCTCATCACTTAGCTCGTTGAGTGATGCTGATCTTGAAGAGCATCAAAGTAAAATTCAGCAAGTGTGGGTGAGAAATCGACATCATGTGGCCTCCAATCAGACTCAGAGTGCAGCAAAGCCCCTAAACAACTATGGTCAATATGATGAAAATGGCTCATCAAGCTCAGTCAGTCTGGACTCAGAGGATGATCTTTTGCAGAAATGCATAACATCTGCTATGCCGAAGCAAAGGAGGAAGCATACAACTAGAAAACGGAAAGcagagaggaaacagaaactgaaaaacaacaccCAGAAGGTTACAGAAGGCTGGAATTCCGAAAAAGACCAAGAAAGTGATGCTATGGCATCTGACAAAGACTCAGACCTCAATAGTGTTGAGTGGAGAGCAATACAAGAGGGAGCTAATTCAATTGTTACAAGGCTACAGGCAGCATCCAAGTCACAAGAGCCTTCATCTGAGTCTGAATCTGTGCTTTCACTCATGTCTGGCGTATCTGCAAGTACAAACCTTttccaaaaacaagaaaatgatgACAAAAATAAGATTATCAAAGAAGATAACAAAGGTAATAAGGTGTTACAGGGTAGAAACTCATCACAGTTGGATTTTTCCCAACGTAAACCCATTCCAAATTTGCCTGTGGTCTTCCGAGGTAGAACAGTAATCTACATGCCTAAGAAAGAAACCAACATCTCACAAAGGCCAGCTACAAAAAAAGTATCACCCAAGACTGAAACTCCAGTGAAGAATCCAAACCTAGCTCAGCAGAGGTCTAGAAGTTTGCACAGATTAGGAAGACCTAATGATTTCTCTGAATTTTCTTTACCTAAAAGAAGCTCAACACCACCTGCCAGGATATCAAAGAGCACATCATCAGGGTCATCTCAAAACTCTACACCTTCAAAACAACCCCAGAATAAACTGACATCCCCCTCACAAACTAGCAAGACCAGTCAGAAGAAAgacacaaaaccaaaaccagcaatcagcccatgtgaaaaaaaggGGAAGCCTTCTGCACCGATAAGTCAAAAGCCTGCAAATACAAAATCTCCTGCTCACAAAAAGACACAGAAATCACCTGTCCGAATACCCTTTATGCAGACTTCAACCAGACAGTCCATGGCTTCAAAGACTATATCACCTTTAGTTACTAACCCGCCTTCTGGTATCAGCAGGCAAAACACCCTGTTGTCAGGGAAAAGATCCATACCTCCTAACCGTCTTGAGTTGGTTCGCATGACCTCTACCCATTCAAGCACTGGTGAATCTGACCGTAATGGTTTTCTGAGACAACTGACTTTTATTAAGGAATCATCAAGCATCTCATCACATGAGATTCATTCCTCACGCTCAGTACCTACCTCTCAGAGTGCATCTCCCCGGCGAGCACGACCAGGTGCCCCTGCAGTCTTTCTCTGCTCACCTCGTTGCCAAGAGCTGAAAGCTGCTGCCCAAGGACAGAGACAAGTTCAGGGTCAGGGACAAAGGCAAGGGAAGGAACAAGGACTTCTTAGGCAGAGTCTTTCTAGAGCTAGCTCTAGTGACCGAGACCTCTCGGTGAGACGTCCTACCAGAAGAACCAGTTCTGAAAGCCCCTGCAGGGTACCTCAGAAGACTCAGGTCTCACAAACTTggcagcgggagagagagacattcaaGCGACATGCCTCATCACCCAGCATAAACATTCTGAACCGAGTCACCAGCCGATCCTCTGTCCGTTCTTCATCTTCTGACTCAAGTGGACGAACAAAGAGCGAGGAAGACAGAAAGCAGAGGCCCCACCAGCCTGCACCACAAGTCAATGGCAAAATCACCTGGAGGAGAATTCGTGATGAGGACGTACCACATATACTAAAGAGCACTCTACCATCCACTGCTTTGCCCCTGGTGCCAAATTCTGATGAGCAGAAACGAATGGTTCCAACACTTCCAGGTAAACTACCAAATATTTCACTACCGTCTCGAAAAACTAGTGACGCTACTGTTCAAACAGAGGACTTCACTAACAAAACTAACTCAAGCACCTCCCCAACTATCGAGACTGTGCCTGTCATATCTGAGGAAGCTGCTAAAGTTGCTCTCCTAAGAAAGATAAGCATGGCCTCTGGAAATAATGTACAAGATGGAGATTCCGATGGATCCTTCAAAAGTTACAGCACAGCCTCCACTTCCACCTCCCACTCAGTAGATGGGCACACTGGGGGCATTGGGCACTTCCGTCACAGCTCTCCCAGCAAGGCTGTCAGGGTCACTCCTTTCAACTATATCCCCAGTCCTATGACCTGCTGCCTGCAAGATGCACAGCTCAGAACGTCAACACTCAATGAAAAGTCCAGAGAAAAACTTGAAGCATAGCAATCTGCTACAGAGTCCATACATTTTCTTGGTATCTGAGGATCCCAACTGTGCTCCCGATTATGAAACACTCAGGTGGAACTCTCATAGAAGTAAATTACAATGATCCTTTTACCTCTGGGATTAAAACTTTCCTGTCTCATTGCATAAAGTATTCCTTTGTCCTTAAGGGTGCacgctgtatatatatatataaaccagACTTGGCTGACAAATGACTTCTTCCTTTCAAGTTGGATGTATGCATGAAACAATTTTAAGACAACAGTAGAGGTTAACAAGGGGGATCTTTATGAGATATCACTGAAAACCTGAAGTTTTCTCATAACAATTGGATGTGcattttgttactttttatatgtgtatatgaatCATTGCCTGTTAAAAGTGTTGCTGACAGAAGGGACACAACGGACATTGTGTCTTCAGATTTCAGGATACAGTTATTCAGCCTATCACCATCATTTTGGTGGTAAAAACTGCGCAATTAATAATTGACTCACAATATGCAAATCACTGGGTCAGAACCCAGATAAGAGACTTGACAACAATATATTCAAAAAATACAACTGTGGTGTCTGAAGAAAGTGACAAGATAGGACTACTGAACTATGAAACATTTCTAAAGCAACCATTACTAATCGGTCTGAGTACAGCATTTATGATGTATACCACATTAATGCTTTGCCTTTCACCTGACTTCAGACTGTGAAAAGTAGTAGTCAGCCTTCACTTTCACACCAGTTGCAGGAATGACAAAAAACAGTCCACCTCAAACTATCTGCACTGTTGGAATAATGtgtaacctttttttctttagcaGTATTCCCTTTCCCTGTATCCTACAAGCTTCCCAGCGAGCAAAAATGATTCTCTGTGCCGCTCTTGACCGCATGCCTCTTAACTATCCACCACCTGTGCACACCTCTTGGACTAAGATGTTCACGTCAGTGGCTCTCTTAAAAAAGGGTGAACAACAAATAGCATTTTCAACCACTGCTGCTGGGCAGAATTAATTACTATTTAATCCAACTGTAAATAATTGTGCTTATTGTATGACATTTAACATTAATGCATTTGCCTATAGTATTAGGTAAGCAAAGAGAAACTGATATTTAAGGAAATGGCCAGTGAAGGCAGATTGCAGAATTTGGTAAATATGTTCACATAGTTTTACTCATATAGTTTAAAGTAGCATTGTCAGCTCCCTATAATTTCATATCACATATTTGCATACTGTTTTATAATCCCACTGACTTTCTCCTGTTAAAAGCATACTCTGGTtaagcacacacagtcacaacaaTCTAGAGTGTATGCAGTTATAAAGAACCTACAGTATTCAATTGCAGGACTCAGCATGGGAGACAGATATGTCCTGTGTGAATGTACATCGGAAATGAGCTTTCCTTAAACATGAATTCCCTGTAATCAACATCGAAATTGTGCCCAACTGCACTTGCCTTTGCATGCCAGGTGCAATACTATGGAgatatttgtgttttgtcacTCATCATGGATGAAGAGCAAAAAGATTTCTGAAAAAGGTCTGCTTGTTCATCGCACATAGTGTTAGCAATCTTAGATCTTCTGCAGacttcattttcagaaatattaaatTTGGCCCCATATTATAGACAGAGCATTGTCATACACCAACAAcacatgtaacatgaaaatgCACAACTGGAAACAAGGGCATAAATATTGGGAAACTCCACAATTTTGGTCAAGCAACAGATGAGTGacagaacacaaacataaacaattgTTGGTTTGTACTCAGTATGAAAAAGGCAGACCCTAAAACTGAGTCAGGTGATgaacaaaatgtgtttacaaTCTAAAGTTGTATATTTTTTCTGCTCCTTTTATATCTGTATTCAGCACACTTCCATATTTTTCCCTGTAATAAACTGAATTCCTGCATTCCgttaaattaattacaaaaacacaTCTTATTTCAGTATTAAAGAAATACACTGAACTTGGATTAAATTGATAAATGGAGGGCATATTACCAACAGAAAACCATTTGAGAGGCAAGTATTGGAAGAAATTACACttcattttgttctgtaataatttctgtatttggattaaaatggaaattacaGGACATAAAGGCTGTACAGCATTTATAAAGGCAATAGTTAATGTACTTCATGAGAAAGAATCCAcacaataaatgttttcatgaaaagaaGAGTGCATTTTCTTACTCCAATCCTGTATACTGTCAACATTCTATAGTTATTATTCCTCAACCCTAATCCATAACAGCAAATGCCGCATTTCATAAAGCATCAACATTCTCATGGCCACACTGTTATCCAGCACCCAGCTTTTATGAAAAGACCATTAACCAATTTTCAATGAACTAAACCTGCTAAGCAACTGTATCTGTAAAGCAAGATAAATGTACACATTAATAACTATACTAAACTCTGCTCAAAATGTATCTGGATTGCTGAGCAAAGTGAACGGGATTCAGTCAATAATATTTGGACTACCATGACATTCTCAGAAAGGATGCACCAATTATGTCCATTATCATAATTTTAACATGAAGGTAATAATTTAGAGCATAATGTCATTCATGTCATTATGGGGAACAAACCCTGGAAGGGCTGGGGCTTTGTAGGTCAAAACTGTAATGTAAAACCAGAAAATAATGCTGCagttaagacaaaaaaaatgaatggatagacatcaaaatgcacatatttgctGATGCTACCAATTGCACTAGGCTGATGCTTAGTGCAATTCCATACATTTAACTTTGAGGATGAACAATATAGCAGTGAAGGCATATTTCACAAGATTGTATTTGACAGCAATTATGTATAAATATCTATATTGTTTGTTAAACCTTCTGAATATATGAAAACTGATTTAATCATctgcacaataaaaatatgataTGAATACTGGAATGAAAAGTAAATATCAGTTCATAACTGATTAATAAATTTTCAACATGAACACCTTCACAAAAAGAAATGGCTCAAGCAATATGGAGATTCTCATACTAATTTTAAGCCAAAATGTCACTTCAGTGTGAAACAATCAAATCACAGACAGGCCTATATGATGcatggaaaagaaaatcaaCATTACCTGTATATTTGTCACAAATAGCTAATGTGACCACCGCCTaactttcgttttttttttttaacagaaggtGCATTGTTAGGGATTTACTTACACACCATCTTTGAATTGCCAATATCCATTAATTAAGGTTCACATGTGGTCTTAATGACAGTGTTTAATCTTCGCATAAGGTCATTTTTCAATCCTTTGGTCTCATAGGTGTTCTATCCTGTCCGCCAGTACCAACTACCTGAACTATTTGTGTGGCACGCATAAATATGTATACAGAATATGTGCACATTTTTGAGGAAGACTTCAGGTACAAGTGAAAAGTCTTCTTGAATAAAGGTGAATAATCTGGAGTGCAGAAAACCCACATTGTCCCCAAGAGGTATTATTCTTCATGAAGCCAGTAAAACTTCACAATGCTCTCCCCTTGACCTCTTCAACGCTGCGTTGCAAATTCTCTCCCACTGCACGAAGCTCCTCCCTCTGGCGAACCAGCTGACCACGCGCCTCCTGTAACCTGTCGTTCAGCTCCAGATACCGTCGGCTCTGCTGATACCGGGTTTCAACCTCACTGTCAGATGACCCTGTACTCACATCTGGTGGGGTGAATCAAgcagtaaacaaaaatatttgtatacaaTTACATTTGAAGATTTTGATGCATACAGTATTCACAAAACAATGTAATTCTTAGTATAGGTAAAGtatgattatttttcttcaagaaTTCCTTATCCTACACCGAATGTAGTACCACAAACACAAGTCAATCTTATTTCAAGCAATAGTAACAGGGTAAGaagcaatgattttttttcataagttAATGCATAATTTCTTCACTattagctagcaagttagcagtgaattttaaatatttcataattcagGGCGAGTATGCAGGCATTGTTTAAATTTGCttatcaaatatattttgaacaTACTAGTAGGCCTGATAACATTACGTTAACTAGCTATGTCAAAGGATAACCGGTGGGAAGGAAATACCTTGGATGCCATTCTGCAAAATATTGAAGACTGGATCATTCGGAAATGCTCTGTTGATATCCTCGATGATCTGCTCCACTGATGGTGGGTCTGGTCTGGACGGAAGTACCACTCTCTTCTTGCTTTTGGACCCCATGTTTGTCTTCATCTGTATTTGGTCTGTACCCAGTTACATTATtgtaaaatttcttcttactgtGAGGGATGCCTGACATGATTACATTCTGGATAGATGGGACTGCAAGCGAAATCTATCACTTTGACCTCTCGCAGCACTTTTGACACAAGGGCAGAAGCGctgtcctaaaatttcttcttaccatgAAGAGTGCCTGCCTGACCCACAAGCGTAGAAATGTGTTACCATGGCGGCACAATTATACAGAGAAATACCGTTTTGGAAAAAAGGCTGTATGATGCTCAATATGTTTATAATGCTAGCACAACACTGCACccccttacaaaaaaagaaaaaagaaaagaaaaacggaAGGCTACACGTGAACTTTAGACCCACTAGTCTGACTTCCACTCCACCTTGAAATTCAGGGGAGAAACTGTAGTTAGTCCATAAGAAAACTTCAGCCATGTTTTTGGGTTAATGAAACTTACTGCACaggcaaatgtgtttttttgttggtattACAAACAGACTGAGCGTATGAGCGACGGTGCTTTTGTTCATGTTAGGTTTGTCCTAAATGCGGTGACAGCGTGGCCTTTTTCCCCTCAAAGATGGTATTATAATCGATATTGTGTCGTCATGGTAACACTTTTCTACGCTtgccggtcaggcactcttcacggtaagaagacaTTTTATGTGCCTACTAGTGACTGTcccagaatgtaaacaagtcagttatttttcacggtaagaagaaattttacgaCAACGGCAAGAAGAAATTACGACAACGCTCGTAGCTTAACGTCATAAAACCCacaaattcataatttaaacCATACACACGGGTTCTTTTGTTAATCAAAATAGCAAGCTCACTATAACTAAACATCACTAGCTTGCAAGAGACCATTCCACGAATATATATTCTAGCTGATAACCGATTATCAGACCGCTCATGACAAGAAAACAGCTGGCTGCTAGCAAATCATATTCTGCTTGCCAGCCGTCTAGCCAACTGCCTTAATACAATAGTAATGTCAATAATGTTCGTTCAACTTATCGTTATTACCTTGCAAACTATGTTAGTAAAAACAAAGCTATCGTTTTACTTATGCATCTAGAAATAGTGAACAAACTTAAATCATGAAATACCGAATGGTATGTGAAATGGTAAAACCTTACCTTCAGAAAGGCCACGCTACCTAGTCAATAAGCTACTGTCGCACCTGCTTCCACAAGACAAACGCTCAAAGCCACTTCATTCTTCTGCAATTACTAGATAATATGTTCTGTGATGCAACCTACACGAAACCGAACCGATATAAAACCTCTGGCCATGATACCATAGGCATATAGCACCACCTGTTTTACTGAAGATGTCTATGGTCTATGGCAAGTGCGCACAACAACTTTAACGCCACCTGTTGGAGTGGGGAATAATTCCATGTGAGTTGTAGACGTGGGACTTACATGCAAAACTACAAAAAGTTGATTTGGCAGCAATTTAGACTGCTTCTTCATCTTCACCATCCAGCAAAACATCATCCATTCAAAACCCTGTGCAATCACTTCGGTGCATTTAAGGTGCATAAAATTTTCACTATTGCACAAGATATATGTatacttttacatttattaacaggaaaatatttataaatataaatctttttttaatgtaaactaAGTCACTTCTAAACAGATCTCGATATCTGACCAGGCGTGTTTGTCCTGACCGGTCCTAGCACTGCAAGTTCACTTGTAATTGGCAGCCCACTGACAGGACGTATCAGTAATTGGCTAAAATGCATTCCTTCcacaacaaaatgcaaatcGACGAGTTACTTCACAAGAAACATTGCCTCAAAAGAagattataaaaaatacacCTATAGTCAGAAGATTAAGCACGTTTGTGTTTTCagagtaaatataaataaataaaaaacttgatatgattaatattgatttattttgttctttataaCTATTAAAATTATGCTTTGATTACACAGGGTCTTTCAGCCAAGCAGACTTGACAGGCTACTATAATTTTCAGAGGCTTTCAACCCAAATTCATTTTCGaagcattcatttaaataaacaaaggtAACATAGGAGCAACTTCTAAAAACTAGCTGCACCCCTGAAATAAGATTAAATCTCTATAGGTGTCCCAGGgtcttcaaattaaaaaaaatattagcctGCTATTTCTGAAACTGATTCAGATCATAATTAATAGTGAGAAAGATAATATTGCCCTGTCATTCCCTAATAATTGTACAAATCATTTGTAATATTATGGGAGATATACTAAATACCATCCTATGACTATACATACTACTATCCCATAACtataatatacagtgcagtgtgtatttggacaatgaaacattttttgttgtactcgagcacattgaatttgaaatgaaagaatttATATTAAGGCTAAAGTGCatactgtcagctttaatttgagagaatttacatccatattgggtgatccacGTAGTAATTACAGAAGACTTGCGccagctcctctctctgaataaatgtgctgtaatacatgcacacatggtaGACCCTTCTGGAAAAAGAGGTAAAGTTAGAACAGCCATTTTCTTATTCACAGTTTTTATTAGtagaaaaaacatacaaaagacAATCAAAGTTTTCCTTCCACTACATTATTTCAGTGAAACTCCAAATTAAAACCATGTGCACCGCTCATATAAAATACTTGAcacaatcaattaaaatgtctgcCATAGTCTTGTCACTGtattcaaaacacaaacattgaaAAATCAGCAGCATAATCTATGAAGTGAATTCCGTATTAAGTGTATATCAATTCTTTTAAGCTCAATGCTGCTTGTTTTAGTTACATGATGCAGGATATATTGTGAACAGGGAAATTCAATGATTGTGAAGATGCTTAAATTAGAAATggctaaaaaaagaataatgccCTGAAAACCAATTTATTGCTCAGACTGTTTTTTAACCAGTGCATTTGTTAGTTTATTAAATACTTCAAAGCAAGTGATGGTGAACTAAATCTAAGCAGATTAACTCTCGGTGTATGGCTAAAAGACATTCATAAACAACAACAGTACTTATGTGAAGGTAAATATAAAGCTAGCTAAAAACATGTTGATTAAATCAGAGATTTAAAGCTAAGGCctggcaaaacaaacaaataccaAACAGCCCTTTATAGAtgtaaaagcataaaaatgtgcCTACAGAAGCAGCAAACCACCTCATGGGCCACTGTTGACAAATTTTGCTAATTTTATGTGACCTCCACAGACCTCCAAACTGTTTGCTATACTATTTGTAAACCAAAGATACTAAAGTTTAAAATTCCACGTTAGAATTGGTGCACATGGTCATCTGTGGACACTGCTGAACTGTTGAGAAAGGATTCTCATATAAATGCTTTCCCCTAATCTGAACATTGTTACACAGTAGTTAGGTTTGGTTGGTATCGCAGTCCTACTCGAACTGTTCTCTTCCATTACTGTATGTCAAAGGTTGGTACATCAGTTTGTGCaggtggggaaaaaatccaAGGGATCAAATCGAGGGCAGGAGATGTGGGTTTCCATAACTGACCAGATCACTGGGACTTCTCATGGCTGGACTCACCGGactgctaaaaaataaaacaaaggaaatgaatTATTAGAGCCAACGTCACTGTCAAAATGTCAGAGTGAGCTACAGTAAGCCACCAGGTCAGACTGACTGCCTATGggtactgcagtgtgtctgtgtggatatACACACTTACCGAGTTAGTCTACACTGAGATCAGGCTACAAAGGAAAAGCAGAGAGTaataagagagagaaataatgcAGGAACATCAGTGgcttcatttacacacacaccaataccCCAATTATTGGGAGCAATCAGTTTATGACAGTATTTAGATTATTGTGTACACATTGATACAAGTAATGCTCCAATAGCTGTGTTTACATGATTCTTTCGGTAATCAGCATATACTCAATAGAAACGGTGTACACGGCAGCCATGCTCGTTTTCATCCGGAATCTTAGACTTCCACCTGAAGTGAAGTTTTGATAAGCCAAGAAAATCAACCAAGATGTGACCTTACACCGA
Encoded proteins:
- the apc2 gene encoding adenomatous polyposis coli protein 2; this encodes MSSSVSSYDQLVRQVEALRKENTHLRRELEDNSNHLSKLENETSDMKEVLKQLQSKLEQEACSLASSGRSDVLDQLKELHMDLTNYYELKYQPHNLRVPPESLAIQASEGEDRLPLPSSNMGRTRSPLLMPPHQVLPVSGEGTAVHPGPPHLLEGALATAGISGERRVTNQHLDDLCKERTMLLKETEKEEQERCWYYSQLQGLSQRLAELPRIDTFSIQMDLIRQQLEFEAQQLRSVMEERFGTSDEMVQRTQIRVARLEQLEKELQEAQEARGALEKSPATDIQTNGCENPAVPEPENTSNASASEVGGDTGSKVEMVFWLLSMLATRDREEMSRTLLAMSSSQDSCIAMRKSGCVPLLVQILHDGGGAAGGAPGSAGCSREARSRAGAALHNMVCAQPDKGQARREMRVLHVMEQIRSHCETGWDWIETHMATPKTTGFPEPVEPQICQAMCAIMKLSFEEEYRRAMNELGGLQAVAELLQLDQELYGMQNDPLNMALRRYAGMALTNLTFGDVVNKATLCSKKSCLKAIVAQLESDSEELHQVVSSILRNLSWRADINSKKTLREVGSVSALITCALQATKESTLKSLLSALWNLSAHSTENKVAICSVDGALGFLVSTLTYKCQTNSLAIIESGGGILRNVSSLVATREDYRQVLRDHNCLQTLLQHLRSHSLTIVSNACGTLWNLSARSPKDQELLWDLGAVSMLRNLIHSKHKMIAMGSAAALRNLLSNRPLKYKDAAVISPGSCLPSLYMRKQKALEAELDAKNLAETFHSIEKQSPKHPSINKPLRHIESLAKDYASDSGCFDDDEAPNISSSLDTGSISMLSMFLNNSNFLQGQPRKKDSEPEQDMDPEKEDDKKSIPPEDEVSVAAEQLATKITNTVAKIDKLVEDITMHTSSEDSFSLSSEDHLLDWQHGFDEPHETRAKSCSPCRLSDTSSFARRERLSRAHAILRLKTAHTSLSTDSLNSSSTSDGYCGSKDQVHPTARSAMVQRRPNKLDLKVSQQGYLNSEFHPVLNETSQKELPERDSEDSREGMLDPSSTDTEKGQEPPPPTPATTSTKVSSEDGMPAIKLSPSYQHVPLIQSVANFGVAKTTINVQAAQAMRRQAWVPTIMTGGSITKFSPMSAARSPIIGQMETLQKYSVENTPICFSRCSSLSSLSSGDGALDGQSQSENELESDSSLEIIEVEECDLLRREEQDETLADLSDSQLMITDSKPFGSSSPPSEPIEIPCCAKREKLFLRAISPGRHEERTLSSSSENYTHETPLVMSRCSSVSSLGSFESRSIASSIQSDPCSEMISGTISPSDLPDSPGQTMPPSRSKTPCCGDTSGQETQSTGGGGQWESNFRKFMEIADFKERFNLPPDLDTMIYFTVEKPTENFSCASSLSALPLHEHYIQKDVELKLRPLLHQMDNTPAFTVAHEQPEEVGDENSSIVDQQERYSEGNSDDDFEILKECINSAMPSKFRKVRTSLMPELSTQAQKSIQLPVYMILPNSNQMCSVGKHGIQQDFYRDDSSFTDSAEGTPVNFSSTTSLSDETLHYPIKERRSKHWRAKSMDRQEVVDLEEKRIEELRAFSNFNRLAKIRQTATAGNQMNGAIKHAMATQRLLRQNKEHTIKTSQQRSRDQSPNHLIKKQAQNQLRKFPHLELPIIEQSTEMLQNQNAFYRKQGNLAFQSMRHPTPTEESIYCFYDDQMDKEEDGMSRTGRHKMKDGNNSILTHRANNTDWVMNSQTRYKAINKIKHNLIMDETPPCYSLSSSLSSLSDADLEEHQSKIQQVWVRNRHHVASNQTQSAAKPLNNYGQYDENGSSSSVSLDSEDDLLQKCITSAMPKQRRKHTTRKRKAERKQKLKNNTQKVTEGWNSEKDQESDAMASDKDSDLNSVEWRAIQEGANSIVTRLQAASKSQEPSSESESVLSLMSGVSASTNLFQKQENDDKNKIIKEDNKGNKVLQGRNSSQLDFSQRKPIPNLPVVFRGRTVIYMPKKETNISQRPATKKVSPKTETPVKNPNLAQQRSRSLHRLGRPNDFSEFSLPKRSSTPPARISKSTSSGSSQNSTPSKQPQNKLTSPSQTSKTSQKKDTKPKPAISPCEKKGKPSAPISQKPANTKSPAHKKTQKSPVRIPFMQTSTRQSMASKTISPLVTNPPSGISRQNTLLSGKRSIPPNRLELVRMTSTHSSTGESDRNGFLRQLTFIKESSSISSHEIHSSRSVPTSQSASPRRARPGAPAVFLCSPRCQELKAAAQGQRQVQGQGQRQGKEQGLLRQSLSRASSSDRDLSVRRPTRRTSSESPCRVPQKTQVSQTWQRERETFKRHASSPSINILNRVTSRSSVRSSSSDSSGRTKSEEDRKQRPHQPAPQVNGKITWRRIRDEDVPHILKSTLPSTALPLVPNSDEQKRMVPTLPGKLPNISLPSRKTSDATVQTEDFTNKTNSSTSPTIETVPVISEEAAKVALLRKISMASGNNVQDGDSDGSFKSYSTASTSTSHSVDGHTGGIGHFRHSSPSKAVRVTPFNYIPSPMTCCLQDAQLRTSTLNEKSREKLEA
- the c4h19orf25 gene encoding UPF0449 protein C19orf25 homolog, with the translated sequence MKTNMGSKSKKRVVLPSRPDPPSVEQIIEDINRAFPNDPVFNILQNGIQDVSTGSSDSEVETRYQQSRRYLELNDRLQEARGQLVRQREELRAVGENLQRSVEEVKGRAL